The Solanum pennellii chromosome 11, SPENNV200 genome contains a region encoding:
- the LOC107003359 gene encoding SNF1-related protein kinase regulatory subunit beta-2 produces the protein MGNVNGREEIDQSSVGIQESMDARDGEFMGQSPPSSPRASHSPLMFRPQMPVVPLQRPEELHISNPSWMQNTSGYEDLNEEKGVPTLISWTYDGKDIAVEGSWDNWKSRNILQRSGKDFTILKVLPSGVYQYRFTVDGQWRCSPDLPCVQDEAGNTHNILDVKDYVPEDIESISGFEPPLSPDSSYSNLQLGAEDYAKEPPLVPPHLQMTLLNVPSSPMEIPPPLSRPQHVVLNHLYMQKGKSNPSVVALGSTNRFLFKYVTVVLYKSIQR, from the exons ATGGGGAATGTTAATGGAAGAGAAGAAATTGATCAATCTAGTGTTGGGATACAAGAAAGTATGGATGCTAGAGATGGTGAATTTATGGGTCAATCTCCACCTTCAAGTCCTAGGGCATCTCATTCTCCATTGATGTTTAGACCTCAG ATGCCAGTAGTCCCTTTACAAAGACCCGAGGAGTTGCACATCTCAAACCCTTCGTGGATGCAAAACACCTCAGGGTACGAAGACTTGAATGAGGAGAAAGGAGTTCCCACACTGATATCATGGACCTATGATGGCAAAGACATTGCCGTTGAGGGATCATGGGATAATTGGAAATCAAG GAACATTTTGCAAAGATCTGGGAAAGATTTCACCATTTTGAAGGTGCTTCCTTCCGGAGTTTACCAGTATAGGTTTACAGTTGATGGACAATGGAGGTGTTCCCCTGACTTGCCATGCGTTCAGGATGAAGCGGGAAATACTCACAATATTTTGGATGTGAAG GATTATGTACCTGAAGATATCGAAAGCATTTCTGGTTTTGAACCTCCTCTTTCCCCAGATTCCAGCTACAGTAACTTGCAACTTGGAGCTGAGGACTACGCCAAGGAGCCACCTTTAGTTCCACCTCATCTACAAATGACTTTGCTTAACGTTCCATCATCTCCCATGGAAATTCCACCTCCTTTATCAAGACCTCAACATGTCGTACTTAACCACCTGTACATGCAGAAGGGAAAGAGTAACCCATCTGTGGTGGCACTCGGTTCAACTAATCGATTCCTGTTCAAATACGTGACAGTTGTACTTTACAAGTCCATACAGAGGTGA